From the genome of Helicobacter pylori, one region includes:
- the cagW gene encoding cag pathogenicity island VirB6 family T4SS protein CagW, with protein sequence MFNIKRTFLITIISFFLIVPNWLKAIDLPIVSNLKIYQTVYCMLIPSYVLTNKSFADILTGYTSIGASGSGKSSGQGVIEALSTPLATSLAASNLVKYLNTLGPLWGSAWAGVATAIQGFALTPSSGCNFGWNALINKNIDVSMDSVLDNLSNKIQNFTKGGVEDNVKGNVLLQIISSITAQASTNITADGLIWLIGKEFTANKLQNNTTAMLAFAALESVVKGADAAVLPAYGVVNLPDIIIGQGSYLDFVSYLIYIVFGIFVFISFMKLRDISNGVQINIGFEYMRFIGGTLFKMAMVSFIAYAGFGYLYKISYSIYFGLAGAFGLNQVLFWALDLVLNYTVNSILPAVRAVFSNVGNNAPSLLQGLQVAGISLFAIFMQVTIIMRISTVVVKPLIAGAFSGIVFPIAVCLIVLDWFKDSMKNILIWFINNLFILVLAIPILLFGVLALLAFNLTITPSVAIQNINQGGLGIDSTIASLITLFILKGFIETIIESVNAIVNTIFSSVSMDGSRMDREKDALMVGRVGGSMFKG encoded by the coding sequence ATGTTTAATATTAAAAGGACTTTTTTAATAACGATCATAAGTTTTTTTCTCATTGTTCCTAATTGGTTGAAAGCTATTGATTTGCCCATTGTTTCAAATCTCAAAATTTACCAAACAGTTTATTGCATGCTGATACCGAGTTATGTTTTAACCAACAAAAGTTTTGCAGATATTCTGACAGGCTATACATCTATTGGCGCATCAGGGAGTGGAAAGAGTTCAGGGCAGGGTGTGATCGAAGCGCTTAGCACGCCATTAGCCACAAGTTTAGCCGCTAGCAATCTGGTGAAATATCTGAATACTTTAGGTCCTTTATGGGGATCGGCGTGGGCAGGTGTTGCTACAGCTATACAAGGTTTTGCTCTAACGCCATCAAGCGGCTGTAATTTCGGTTGGAACGCATTGATAAATAAAAACATAGATGTATCCATGGATAGCGTGCTAGACAATTTGAGCAACAAGATTCAGAATTTTACCAAAGGCGGTGTTGAGGACAATGTGAAAGGCAATGTTCTTTTACAAATAATCAGCTCAATAACCGCTCAAGCTTCTACGAATATTACAGCTGATGGTTTAATTTGGCTGATTGGCAAAGAATTCACTGCAAATAAATTGCAAAACAACACTACAGCCATGCTTGCTTTTGCCGCACTAGAATCTGTTGTCAAAGGAGCGGACGCTGCTGTTCTTCCTGCATATGGTGTCGTCAATCTGCCTGATATTATCATAGGGCAAGGGTCATATCTTGATTTTGTTTCTTACCTAATTTATATTGTTTTTGGGATTTTTGTTTTTATTTCTTTTATGAAATTGAGGGATATTTCAAATGGCGTTCAGATCAACATAGGTTTTGAATACATGCGATTTATTGGGGGAACATTATTCAAAATGGCGATGGTCTCTTTTATCGCCTATGCAGGTTTTGGTTATCTTTATAAAATCTCTTATTCCATTTATTTTGGTTTAGCAGGTGCTTTTGGGCTGAATCAAGTTCTTTTTTGGGCTTTAGATTTAGTGCTGAATTACACTGTTAATTCCATTTTACCTGCAGTAAGAGCTGTTTTTTCTAATGTTGGCAACAACGCTCCTAGTTTGTTACAAGGTCTACAAGTGGCAGGTATTTCTTTATTCGCTATTTTTATGCAAGTAACTATCATTATGAGAATAAGCACTGTTGTTGTGAAACCTTTGATAGCGGGGGCTTTTAGCGGTATTGTGTTCCCTATTGCGGTATGTTTGATCGTGCTAGATTGGTTCAAAGATTCTATGAAAAACATATTGATATGGTTTATTAATAATTTGTTTATCTTGGTTCTAGCTATTCCTATTTTGCTCTTTGGTGTTTTGGCGTTATTGGCATTCAATTTGACCATAACGCCCTCTGTTGCTATACAAAACATCAATCAAGGGGGACTAGGTATCGATTCAACTATTGCGAGTCTCATCACTCTATTTATTTTAAAAGGTTTCATAGAGACGATTATTGAGAGTGTCAATGCGATCGTTAATACCATTTTCAGCTCCGTCTCTATGGATGGTAGCAGAATGGATAGAGAAAAAGATGCCTTAATGGTGGGAAGAGTTGGTGGATCTATGTTTAAAGGATAA
- the cagX gene encoding type IV secretion system apparatus protein CagX has product MEQAFFKKIVGCFCLGYLFLSSAIEATTPDIKNFNRGRVKVVNKKIAYLGDEKPITIWTSLDNVTVIQLEKDETISYITTGFNKGWNIVPNSNHIFIQPKSVKSNLMFEKEAVNFALMTRDYQEFLKTKKLIVDAPDPKELEEQKKALEKEKEAKEQAQKAQKDKREKRKQERAKNRANLENLTNAMSNPQNLSNNKNLSEFIKQQRENELDQMERLEDMQEQAQANALKQIEELNKKQAEEAVKQRAKEKINIKTDKPQKSPEDNSIELSPSDSAWRTNLVVRTNKALYQFILRIAQKDNFASAYLTVKLEYPQRHEVSSVIEEELKKREEAKRQKELIKQENLNTTAYINRVMMASNEQIINKEKIREEKQKIILDQAKALETQYVHNALKRNPVPRNYNYYQAPEKRSKHIMPSEIFDDGTFTYFGFKNITLQPAIFVVQPDGKLSMTDAAIDPNMTNSGLRWYRVNEIAEKFKLIKDKALVTVINKGYGKNPLTRNYNIKNYGELERVIKKLPLVRDK; this is encoded by the coding sequence ATGGAGCAGGCATTTTTTAAAAAAATTGTTGGCTGTTTCTGTCTTGGTTATTTATTTTTATCTAGTGCAATAGAAGCAACAACACCTGACATTAAAAATTTTAATCGTGGTAGGGTGAAAGTGGTGAATAAGAAGATTGCTTATTTGGGAGATGAAAAACCTATTACGATTTGGACTTCATTAGACAATGTTACTGTGATCCAACTTGAAAAAGATGAAACTATTTCTTACATCACAACAGGTTTCAATAAAGGTTGGAATATTGTGCCTAATTCTAATCATATATTCATCCAACCTAAATCGGTAAAAAGCAATCTCATGTTTGAAAAAGAAGCGGTGAATTTTGCCCTAATGACAAGAGATTACCAAGAATTTTTAAAAACAAAAAAACTTATCGTAGATGCGCCTGACCCTAAAGAATTAGAAGAACAAAAAAAAGCTCTAGAAAAAGAAAAAGAAGCTAAAGAACAGGCGCAAAAAGCGCAAAAAGATAAAAGAGAAAAAAGAAAGCAAGAGCGTGCAAAAAATAGAGCCAATTTAGAAAATCTCACTAACGCTATGAGTAACCCACAAAATTTGAGCAATAACAAAAATCTTAGCGAATTTATCAAGCAACAACGAGAAAATGAATTAGACCAAATGGAACGACTAGAGGACATGCAAGAACAGGCTCAAGCTAATGCGCTCAAACAAATTGAAGAACTCAACAAGAAACAAGCTGAAGAGGCAGTTAAACAAAGAGCCAAGGAGAAAATCAATATTAAGACAGATAAGCCTCAAAAAAGCCCTGAGGATAACTCCATAGAATTATCTCCTAGCGATAGCGCTTGGAGAACTAATCTTGTTGTGCGGACTAATAAAGCCTTGTATCAATTCATTTTGAGAATAGCTCAAAAAGACAATTTTGCTTCGGCGTATCTAACAGTCAAATTGGAATACCCGCAAAGACACGAAGTCTCTAGCGTTATTGAAGAGGAATTAAAAAAGAGAGAAGAAGCAAAGAGGCAGAAAGAATTGATCAAGCAAGAAAATCTTAACACCACAGCCTACATCAATAGAGTAATGATGGCGAGCAACGAACAGATTATTAACAAAGAAAAAATAAGAGAAGAAAAGCAAAAAATTATCTTAGATCAAGCAAAGGCGCTAGAGACTCAATATGTGCATAATGCATTAAAAAGAAACCCTGTGCCTAGAAACTACAATTACTACCAAGCACCTGAAAAACGCTCTAAACATATTATGCCCTCTGAAATTTTTGATGATGGCACATTCACTTATTTTGGTTTCAAAAACATCACTCTCCAACCTGCTATTTTTGTGGTTCAACCTGATGGGAAATTGAGCATGACTGATGCTGCCATTGATCCTAACATGACCAATTCAGGATTGAGATGGTATAGAGTTAATGAAATTGCAGAGAAGTTTAAGCTCATTAAAGACAAAGCGCTTGTAACAGTAATAAATAAAGGCTATGGGAAAAATCCATTGACAAGAAATTACAATATCAAAAACTATGGTGAATTGGAGCGTGTGATTAAAAAGCTCCCTCTTGTCAGAGATAAATAA